In one window of Nocardiopsis aegyptia DNA:
- a CDS encoding GDSL-type esterase/lipase family protein — protein sequence MSTEQHWITTPVTDLLRGALDLEHTEHGVLPHRLPAWARHQSGDAQVAMAESQPSGVRLAFRTRATAVELDTLPTKRVHVGAPPRPDGVYDLVVDGHLADQVNVAGGNTLVVHLATGAAELRPGPVGVARFARLPEGVKDVEVWLPHNETTELVALRTDAPVEPVPDRGRRVWLHHGSSISHGSNAASPTTTCPALAAFRAGVELVNLGLSGSALLDPFTARTMRDTPADLISVKIGINIVNADLMRLRAFAPAVHGFLDTIREGHPDTPLLVVSALLCPIHEDTPGPGAFDTEALSSGKLRFRATGDPADRAAGRLTLTVIRDELDRIVKQRAEQDAHLHYLDGRDLYGEADHAELPLPDRLHPDAAAHRLIGERFAERAFRAGGPFATDA from the coding sequence ATGAGCACAGAACAGCACTGGATCACCACACCCGTCACCGACCTGCTGCGGGGCGCCCTCGACCTGGAACACACCGAACACGGCGTGCTCCCGCACCGGCTGCCCGCCTGGGCCCGCCACCAGAGCGGCGACGCGCAGGTGGCGATGGCCGAGTCCCAGCCGTCGGGCGTGCGGTTGGCCTTCCGCACCCGGGCCACCGCCGTCGAACTGGACACGCTGCCGACCAAGCGCGTCCACGTGGGAGCCCCGCCCCGCCCGGACGGCGTCTACGACCTGGTCGTCGACGGGCACCTGGCCGATCAGGTCAACGTGGCGGGCGGCAACACCCTGGTCGTCCACCTGGCCACCGGAGCCGCGGAGCTGCGGCCCGGCCCCGTCGGCGTCGCCCGCTTCGCGCGCCTGCCCGAGGGCGTCAAGGACGTCGAGGTCTGGCTGCCGCACAACGAGACCACGGAGCTGGTCGCCCTGCGCACCGACGCACCCGTCGAACCGGTCCCCGACCGGGGCCGCAGGGTGTGGCTGCACCACGGCAGTTCGATCAGCCACGGGTCCAACGCCGCGAGCCCCACCACCACCTGTCCCGCGCTGGCCGCCTTCCGGGCCGGGGTGGAACTGGTCAACCTGGGCCTGAGCGGCAGCGCCCTGCTCGACCCGTTCACCGCCCGGACGATGCGTGACACCCCCGCGGACCTGATCAGCGTCAAGATCGGCATCAACATCGTCAACGCCGACCTGATGCGGCTGCGCGCCTTCGCCCCGGCGGTGCACGGCTTCCTCGACACCATCAGGGAAGGTCATCCCGACACGCCGCTCCTGGTCGTCTCGGCGCTGCTGTGCCCCATCCACGAGGACACCCCGGGGCCGGGCGCCTTCGACACCGAGGCACTGAGCAGCGGAAAGCTGCGGTTCAGGGCCACGGGCGACCCCGCGGACCGGGCGGCCGGGAGGCTGACCCTCACGGTGATCCGGGACGAACTCGACCGCATCGTGAAGCAGCGGGCCGAACAGGACGCGCACCTGCACTACCTCGACGGCCGCGACCTGTACGGAGAGGCCGACCACGCCGAGCTGCCGCTGCCCGACCGGCTCCACCCGGACGCGGCCGCGCACCGGCTCATCGGTGAGCGCTTCGCGGAGCGGGCCTTTCGTGCCGGCGGGCCGTTCGCCACCGACGCCTGA
- a CDS encoding YcaO-like family protein, translating into MVRPAWVLPDGEPAATTRLPGPGDARWSGTFERELTLAEADRQIRADIAAQGWVWRHRSLDDTDPTAVQCALWDAGGAEIPYGLGAGKGPGAPAHVGARFEAVEHAFTGPTALESLPVRLVEATALGEGPFAADRAVRDLARQDGARVACVRYEALDGGPGFDVPVYLWAPWYPPPTSKATAVRRGLGDTADYRSALAYSVNSGCAIGATGDEALLHALNEWVERDAFALFLLRSVYDRGPMPPQVNRTDLPPTLRSHLDRAEDLVGGPVTLLDLTTDLGVPTVMAYGHRPFGVEAGEGAGARTGSGAAAVKHRYGLGASLWGGLAAERAITEFVQDELLSRMVSEQVASGDRSEPYAGLIADHDIDAHVRARLRDHPRLLACAMLDFSDRLPEAPRGPLPRETVPLGTPVPDQHAAVVERITAAGHRVAAHRLQVLAHGTTVVQVQCPGLERFHLVTQGHVALPGARGRRSRAVGTERDAG; encoded by the coding sequence ATGGTGCGACCCGCATGGGTCCTCCCGGACGGGGAGCCGGCAGCCACGACCCGGCTCCCCGGCCCGGGGGACGCACGGTGGTCGGGGACGTTCGAACGCGAACTGACCCTGGCCGAGGCAGACCGGCAGATCCGGGCCGACATCGCCGCCCAGGGCTGGGTGTGGCGACACCGCTCGCTCGACGACACCGACCCCACCGCCGTCCAGTGCGCGCTGTGGGACGCCGGCGGGGCGGAGATCCCCTACGGCCTCGGCGCCGGCAAGGGTCCGGGCGCTCCGGCCCACGTGGGAGCGCGTTTCGAGGCGGTGGAACACGCGTTCACCGGCCCCACCGCCCTGGAGTCGCTCCCGGTCCGGCTCGTCGAGGCCACCGCGCTGGGCGAGGGCCCCTTCGCCGCCGACCGGGCGGTGCGCGACCTCGCTCGGCAGGACGGGGCGCGGGTGGCGTGTGTGCGCTACGAGGCGCTCGACGGCGGACCTGGCTTCGACGTTCCGGTGTACCTGTGGGCGCCCTGGTACCCGCCGCCGACCTCCAAGGCCACCGCGGTGCGGCGCGGCCTGGGCGACACGGCGGACTACCGGTCGGCGCTGGCCTACAGCGTCAACTCCGGCTGCGCCATCGGCGCCACCGGGGACGAGGCCCTGCTGCACGCCCTCAACGAGTGGGTGGAGCGCGACGCCTTCGCCCTGTTCCTGCTGCGATCGGTCTACGACCGCGGCCCCATGCCTCCGCAGGTCAACCGTACCGACCTGCCGCCGACGCTGCGGTCCCACCTGGACCGCGCGGAGGACCTGGTCGGCGGGCCGGTCACCCTCCTGGACCTGACCACCGACCTCGGCGTGCCCACCGTGATGGCCTACGGCCACCGGCCTTTCGGCGTCGAAGCGGGCGAGGGCGCGGGTGCGCGTACTGGTTCCGGCGCGGCGGCCGTGAAGCACCGCTACGGACTGGGCGCGTCGCTGTGGGGCGGCCTGGCCGCCGAACGCGCGATCACCGAGTTCGTGCAGGACGAACTGCTCTCCCGCATGGTGTCCGAACAGGTGGCCTCCGGCGACCGGTCCGAGCCGTACGCGGGTCTCATCGCCGACCACGACATCGACGCGCACGTGCGTGCCCGGCTCCGCGACCACCCGCGGCTGCTGGCCTGCGCGATGCTGGACTTCTCCGACCGCCTCCCGGAGGCGCCCCGGGGTCCGCTGCCGCGGGAGACCGTTCCACTGGGAACGCCGGTGCCCGACCAGCACGCGGCCGTGGTGGAGCGGATCACGGCCGCGGGACACCGGGTGGCGGCCCACCGGCTCCAGGTGTTGGCGCACGGCACGACGGTGGTCCAGGTGCAGTGCCCGGGGCTAGAGCGGTTCCACCTCGTCACGCAGGGGCACGTGGCCCTGCCCGGAGCACGCGGCCGCAGGTCGCGGGCCGTGGGCACGGAGCGGGACGCCGGGTGA
- a CDS encoding SAM-dependent methyltransferase — protein MANARTELVGRVDELSDAVWVLAALASAVGDARLSDEHGALLAACGWAERDGGAWRLRSDHAAELGARRDPAAFPRRIAEQLRLAADTADGSTAPDRIDDAAFLADGRSSGAHMRVFLDALAEQVPGFAELLDRGSLRLLDVGTGIGAIAAAVVERAPGSSAVGLDVDARALRLAEGYLTERGLRDRIETRLLDVADLSETGRYDLAWLPLSVLSPHVTEAALPRIRAALRPGGRVIAATALPADPDESGEGGPDGGADVHAAVVRWRMARSGVTPWGPETVRRRLQACGFADVRSVGAPSGTVTVLTARVPEPSTP, from the coding sequence ATGGCGAACGCGAGAACCGAACTGGTGGGCCGTGTCGACGAACTGTCCGACGCGGTGTGGGTGCTGGCCGCGCTCGCCTCGGCGGTCGGCGACGCCCGTCTGTCGGACGAGCACGGGGCGCTGCTGGCGGCGTGCGGGTGGGCCGAGCGCGACGGCGGGGCCTGGCGGCTGCGCTCCGACCACGCGGCCGAGCTCGGAGCCCGGCGGGACCCGGCGGCCTTCCCGCGCCGGATCGCGGAGCAGCTGCGCCTGGCCGCGGACACCGCCGACGGCAGCACGGCCCCCGACCGGATCGACGACGCCGCCTTCCTCGCCGACGGCCGGTCGTCCGGCGCGCACATGCGGGTCTTCCTCGACGCCCTGGCCGAGCAGGTCCCCGGCTTCGCCGAGCTGCTGGACCGCGGATCCCTGCGCCTGCTCGACGTGGGAACGGGGATCGGCGCGATCGCCGCCGCGGTCGTCGAGCGCGCCCCCGGGTCCAGCGCGGTCGGGTTGGACGTGGACGCGCGTGCGCTGCGCCTGGCGGAGGGGTACCTGACCGAGCGCGGACTGCGCGACCGGATCGAGACGCGCCTGCTCGACGTCGCCGATCTGTCCGAGACCGGTCGCTACGACCTGGCGTGGCTCCCACTGTCCGTCCTGTCCCCCCACGTGACCGAGGCGGCGCTGCCCCGGATCCGGGCGGCGCTGCGCCCCGGAGGCCGGGTGATCGCCGCGACCGCCCTGCCCGCCGACCCCGATGAGAGCGGGGAGGGCGGGCCGGACGGCGGAGCGGACGTGCACGCGGCGGTCGTGCGCTGGCGGATGGCCAGGTCCGGCGTCACCCCGTGGGGGCCGGAGACGGTGCGGCGCCGTCTGCAGGCCTGCGGGTTCGCGGACGTGCGTTCGGTGGGCGCGCCGAGCGGGACCGTCACGGTCCTGACCGCCCGCGTCCCGGAGCCGTCCACCCCGTAG
- a CDS encoding SAM-dependent methyltransferase, protein MEANRQSPEIETIIKQYEQLTAVSEVILGGNLHVGYWPDGDRGSGSMREATDRLTDLLAEELDARPGQRILDAGCGTGRPALRLARTRRVDLLGVDISPGHVKQTTDHAREEGLSDQVTAEQADVMDLPFPDASFDAAWAVESLPHVPDRVRALGEIRRVLRPGGRVVFTICVERRPVSAPVREFLTDYYDTVNATYPPLASVPGMVVDAGLELVRLTDIGENIFSTMARVKEGFDEAAEDLESSVGLPRERTEKIARYALRFGELPESGYAVVVARRPVTWSSVEPG, encoded by the coding sequence TTGGAAGCGAATAGGCAGTCCCCGGAAATCGAGACCATCATCAAACAGTACGAGCAGCTGACAGCCGTTTCCGAAGTGATCCTCGGTGGCAACCTGCACGTCGGATACTGGCCCGACGGGGACCGGGGCAGTGGGTCCATGCGCGAGGCGACCGACCGGCTGACCGACCTTCTGGCGGAGGAACTCGACGCCCGCCCCGGGCAGCGGATCCTGGACGCCGGGTGCGGGACCGGCCGCCCCGCGCTGCGGTTGGCCCGCACCCGGCGAGTCGACCTGCTGGGCGTGGACATCAGCCCCGGCCATGTGAAGCAGACCACGGACCACGCCCGTGAGGAAGGGCTCTCCGACCAGGTCACGGCGGAGCAGGCGGACGTGATGGACCTGCCGTTCCCGGACGCCTCCTTCGACGCGGCCTGGGCCGTGGAGTCCCTTCCGCACGTGCCCGACCGCGTCCGCGCCCTCGGCGAGATCCGCCGGGTCCTGCGCCCGGGCGGTCGCGTCGTGTTCACCATCTGCGTCGAACGGCGGCCGGTGTCCGCGCCCGTGCGCGAGTTCCTCACCGACTACTACGACACCGTGAACGCCACCTATCCGCCGCTCGCCTCGGTTCCCGGCATGGTCGTCGACGCCGGGCTGGAGCTCGTGCGGCTCACCGACATCGGTGAGAACATCTTCTCCACGATGGCCCGGGTGAAGGAGGGCTTCGACGAGGCCGCGGAGGACCTGGAGAGTTCGGTCGGACTTCCGCGCGAGCGCACCGAGAAGATCGCCCGCTACGCCCTGCGGTTCGGTGAGCTGCCGGAGAGCGGCTACGCCGTGGTCGTCGCCCGGCGGCCGGTGACCTGGTCCTCGGTGGAACCGGGCTGA
- a CDS encoding phytanoyl-CoA dioxygenase family protein, which yields MRELKDSSDIAHDPDLLRTRIRRDGYVFFRGLLDPEPIRALASRVLRELQAEGWLEPGPAPEQARLRPPARDFKNQNFYGGYTALQSQEYFHALPHSPELTSVMAGLIGPDVFIHPRKVGRLVWPTGMGTTPGIYTHQDFVVEGVPDMFTSWVPFVDCSRDLGGLSILTGSQNEGVVARLHQVDPDDERWATTDYRVGDVLVFHCLTAHAALPNRTDGLRLSGDYRWQSTGQALPSDALLPHLHGSVPGWDELTRGWDSTAWVDPPTGVDVVDRLGGEMPAIDGSPFVSVPVQTDHDREHVVLAGMFNNMRDGFRPEHATRDSAVIEYRITSPTGAHHWQVAVNGGNCRIDAGGEDKPDVAITTGFRDYLEIVGGRLDPARALTDGRLAIEGDLEIALEQTQWFRDR from the coding sequence ATGCGTGAACTCAAGGACTCGTCCGACATCGCCCACGACCCCGACCTGCTCCGGACCCGGATACGCCGGGACGGCTACGTGTTCTTCCGGGGCCTGCTCGACCCCGAGCCGATCCGCGCCCTCGCGTCCCGCGTCCTGCGCGAACTCCAGGCCGAGGGCTGGCTGGAGCCCGGGCCGGCACCGGAGCAGGCCCGCCTCCGGCCGCCCGCCCGCGACTTCAAGAACCAGAACTTCTACGGCGGATACACGGCGCTGCAGAGCCAGGAGTACTTCCACGCCCTGCCGCACTCGCCCGAACTGACCAGCGTCATGGCCGGGCTGATCGGCCCGGACGTCTTCATCCACCCGCGCAAGGTCGGACGGCTGGTCTGGCCGACCGGGATGGGCACCACACCGGGCATCTACACCCACCAGGACTTCGTGGTCGAGGGCGTCCCTGACATGTTCACCTCCTGGGTGCCGTTCGTCGACTGCTCCCGTGACCTGGGCGGACTGTCGATCCTGACCGGCTCGCAGAACGAGGGCGTCGTCGCACGGCTGCACCAGGTGGACCCTGACGACGAGCGGTGGGCCACCACCGACTACCGGGTCGGCGACGTCCTCGTCTTCCACTGCCTGACCGCGCACGCCGCGCTGCCCAACCGGACCGACGGCCTGCGCCTGTCCGGCGACTACCGGTGGCAGTCGACCGGCCAGGCGCTGCCCTCCGACGCACTGCTGCCCCACCTGCACGGATCCGTGCCCGGATGGGACGAGCTCACGCGGGGCTGGGACTCCACCGCGTGGGTCGATCCGCCGACGGGCGTGGACGTGGTCGACCGCCTGGGCGGCGAGATGCCCGCCATCGACGGCTCCCCCTTCGTCTCCGTCCCCGTCCAGACCGACCACGACCGCGAGCACGTGGTCCTGGCCGGGATGTTCAACAACATGCGCGACGGCTTCCGGCCGGAACACGCGACCAGGGACAGCGCGGTCATCGAGTACCGGATCACCTCGCCCACCGGAGCCCACCACTGGCAGGTGGCGGTCAACGGCGGGAACTGCCGGATCGACGCCGGCGGCGAGGACAAGCCGGACGTCGCCATCACCACCGGGTTCCGCGACTACCTGGAGATCGTCGGAGGCCGGCTCGATCCGGCGCGGGCCCTGACGGACGGACGGCTCGCGATCGAGGGCGACCTGGAGATCGCACTCGAACAGACGCAGTGGTTCCGGGACAGATGA
- a CDS encoding fatty acyl-AMP ligase: MATDTPTTLIDVLLRHTRTHPHRKAYEFTGGGTVANLTYAELERRSRSMAVALRASAAPGDRVLVMCSPGLDYVAAFLGALYAGVIAVPAYPPTNARNMVRLVRTAQDAQPVAVIADALVLDLIALHDTGGELAALHRIPVEDVPDTGADLPGPRPDADDVAFLQYTSGSTGTPKGVVVSHRNLMHNSALIASRMSISAESVCVSWLPPYHDMGLVGGILQPLHSGFLGVLMTPLDFLQRPMSWLEAVSEYRGTVSGGPDFAFELCSTRFDAQPREDLDLSSWSVAFSGSEPIRRRTLDRFAERFTSVGFRERAFFPCYGLAEATLLVSGGPVDSASVVMAAPVAPNTAPAAPAAPVAPAVPAASATPAVPDGAEREERPLLEEQPRFVECGGIPDEMDVRVADPATGALRAPGEVGEILVASASVAMGYWNGADEASFHARPPGTDRDYLRTGDLGFVRDGRLFVTSRLKDVLILRGRNHHPHDIEDTAAHSHPMVRPGAVAAFTTEVADQDRLMIVAEVRDGAGPESIEELTAALRRAVAEEHGLSVHTVVPIRARTAPKTANGKLQRHRCKELFLSGELAAVSAGATAKERV; this comes from the coding sequence ATGGCGACCGACACCCCGACCACACTGATCGACGTCCTACTCAGGCACACCCGGACCCACCCGCACCGCAAGGCCTACGAGTTCACCGGCGGCGGCACGGTCGCGAACCTCACCTACGCCGAACTCGAACGCCGGTCGCGCTCCATGGCCGTCGCCCTGCGCGCGTCGGCCGCGCCCGGTGACCGCGTCCTCGTCATGTGCTCGCCGGGGCTGGACTACGTCGCCGCCTTCCTCGGCGCGCTGTACGCGGGAGTCATCGCCGTCCCCGCCTACCCTCCGACCAACGCCAGGAACATGGTCCGACTGGTCCGGACGGCACAGGACGCCCAGCCGGTCGCGGTCATCGCGGACGCCCTCGTGCTGGACCTGATCGCCCTGCACGACACCGGGGGCGAACTCGCCGCGCTGCACCGCATCCCGGTGGAGGACGTCCCCGACACCGGTGCCGACCTGCCCGGTCCACGACCGGACGCGGACGACGTCGCCTTCCTGCAGTACACCTCGGGATCGACCGGCACTCCCAAGGGCGTGGTCGTCTCGCACCGCAACCTGATGCACAACTCGGCGCTCATCGCCTCGCGGATGTCGATCTCGGCCGAGTCGGTCTGCGTCAGCTGGCTGCCGCCGTACCACGACATGGGCCTGGTCGGCGGCATCCTGCAACCGCTCCACAGCGGTTTCCTCGGCGTCCTGATGACCCCGCTCGACTTCCTGCAGCGCCCGATGAGCTGGTTGGAAGCGGTGTCGGAGTACCGAGGGACGGTCAGCGGCGGCCCCGACTTCGCCTTCGAGCTCTGCTCCACCCGGTTCGACGCGCAGCCGCGGGAGGACCTGGACCTGAGCAGCTGGTCGGTGGCCTTCTCCGGGTCCGAGCCGATCCGGCGCCGCACCCTCGACCGGTTCGCCGAGCGCTTCACCTCCGTCGGCTTCCGGGAACGGGCGTTCTTCCCCTGCTACGGGCTGGCCGAGGCGACCCTGCTGGTCTCCGGCGGGCCGGTGGACTCCGCCTCCGTGGTCATGGCGGCACCTGTCGCCCCGAACACGGCACCGGCCGCCCCGGCAGCACCTGTCGCGCCGGCGGTCCCGGCTGCCTCGGCCACCCCTGCCGTTCCCGACGGGGCCGAGCGCGAGGAGCGACCCCTCCTCGAGGAGCAGCCCCGCTTCGTCGAATGCGGCGGAATCCCCGACGAGATGGACGTACGCGTCGCCGACCCCGCGACGGGTGCCCTCCGAGCCCCAGGGGAGGTGGGCGAGATCCTCGTGGCGAGCGCGAGCGTGGCCATGGGCTACTGGAACGGTGCGGACGAGGCTTCCTTCCACGCCCGGCCGCCCGGTACGGACCGGGACTACCTGCGTACCGGCGACCTCGGATTCGTCCGCGACGGCCGGCTGTTCGTCACCAGCAGGTTGAAGGACGTGCTGATCCTGCGCGGCCGCAACCACCACCCGCACGACATCGAGGACACCGCCGCGCACAGCCACCCGATGGTGCGCCCCGGCGCCGTCGCGGCGTTCACCACCGAGGTCGCCGACCAGGACCGGCTGATGATCGTCGCCGAGGTCCGGGACGGGGCGGGACCGGAGTCGATCGAGGAGCTGACCGCCGCCCTGCGCCGCGCGGTGGCGGAGGAGCACGGGCTGAGCGTGCACACCGTGGTGCCGATCAGGGCCAGGACCGCGCCCAAGACGGCCAACGGCAAGCTGCAGCGGCACCGCTGCAAGGAACTCTTCCTCTCGGGGGAGCTGGCGGCCGTGTCCGCGGGCGCGACGGCGAAGGAGCGTGTCTGA